The genomic interval CATCCCGCGCGTCATCCACACCGAGGGCCTGGACGCCTACGTGGTGCGCCGGCTCGACCTGCCGTTCCACGACGTCGACTGGGCCGGCTGGGACACGCTGCTCCAGCGCGTCCACGAGCCCGAGCGCACCGTCGAGGTCGCGCTGGTCGGCAAGTACATCGACCTTCCCGACGCGTACCTGTCGGTGACCGAGGCGCTGCGCGCCGGCGGGTTCGCCAACGACGCCAAGGTGTCGATCCGGTGGGTCGCGGCCGACGACTGCCAGACCCCGGAGGGTGCGCAGGCCTCGCTGGAGGGCGCCGACGCGGTGCTCGTGCCCGGCGGGTTCGGCGTGCGCGGCATCGACGGCAAGATCGGCGCGCTGCGCTGGTCGCGCGAGAACCTCGTGCCCACGCTGGGCATCTGCCTGGGCCTGCAGTCGATGGTCATCGAGTACGCGCGCAACGTGCTCGGCCTCGCGGACGCGTCGTCGACCGAGTTCGACCCCGCGACCGCGCACCCCGTGGTGGCGACCATGGCCGAGCAGCTCGCCATCGTGGACGGCAAGGGAGACCTCGGGGGCACCATGCGTCTCGGCGGGTACCCCGCCGCGCTGACGCCGGGCTCGCAGGTCGCCAAGGCGTACGGCACCGTCGAGGTCTCCGAGCGGCACCGCCACCGCTACGAGGTCAACAACGCCTACCGCGAACAGCTCGAGGCCGCAGGCCTGCGCATCTCGGGCGCCTCGCCCGACGCGAGCCTGGTCGAGTTCGTCGAGCTGCCGGAGCAGACGCACCCGTACTACGTCTCGACGCAGGCGCACCCCGAGTTCAAGTCGCGTCCCACGTCCGCGCACCCGCTGTTCTCGGGGCTGATCGCCGCGGCGATCGAGCGTCAGAGCGCGTGAGCGCGTCGTTGCACGACGTCGTCGCACCGCGTCCCGCGACGCGGCGCGACGGCGCGTTCGCGGGCCGCATCTTCGACGTCGTGCGTGAGGACGTCGACCTCGGCGACGCCGGGACGGTGCTGCGCGAGTACGTCGACCACCCGGGTGCGGTCGCGATCGTCGCGCTCGACGCCGACGACAACGTCGCGCTGGTCGACCAGTACCGCCACCCGGTGCGCTCGGTGCTGTGGGAGATCCCCGCCGGGCTGCTCGACGTCGAGGGCGAGGACGCGCAGCTCGCGGCCGCCCGTGAGCTGGCCGAGGAGGCCGACCTGCGCGCGGGACGCTGGGACGTGCTCGTGGACTTCCTGACCTCGCCCGGTGGCAGCAACGAGGCGCTGCGCGTGTTCCTCGCACGTGACCTGACGTCGGTGCCGGAGGCCGAGCGGCACGTGCGCACCGACGAGGAGGCCGCCATGCAGGTGCGCTGGGTGCCTCTCGACGAGGTCGTCGCGGGCGTGCTCGACGGGTCCCTGCACAACCCGTCGACGGCGGTGGGCGCGCTCGCCGCGGCCGCCGCGCGCGCCGGCGGGTGGGACGCGCTGCGTCCCGCAGACGCGCCCTGGCCGTACCGGCGCGGCGCCCTGCCGCGCTGATCCCGCCCGGGCCCGCCACAGGCCGGCGGGCGGCGGCGGCACACGACGTCACGCGGCCCGCCCGGTGGGGCGTCCGCGCAGGTTGCGCCAGTTAGGGTTGCCTCGTGCTCCACCCCGCCCCGCCCGCAGTCGGCGTCCTGGGACCCGTGACCGTCGCGGGTCCGGACGGGCCACGCCACCCGCGCGGCGAACGCGCCGCGGCGCTGCTGGTCGCGCTCGCGCTCGCGGACGGCCGGGCCGTGCCCGTCACGTCGCTGGTCGAGGACCTGTGGACCGACGGCATCCCCGCCGACCCTCGCGCCGCCCTGCAGTCGCTCGTCTCGCGGCTGCGCGCGACGGCGGGCGGCGCCGTCGTCGTCGCCCGGACCGGGGGTACGCGCTCGACGTGCCGAGCGACCTCGGCGCGGCCGAGGCCGAGCTGGCCGCGGCGCGGCAGGCGCTCGCGCACGGAGCCGCCGACGACGCCGCCGCGACCGCGCGGCGGGCGCTGGCACGCTGGCGGGGCACGCCCGGCGACGGCCTCGGCCCCGCGTTCGAGACCCTGGCGGGCGTGCTGCGCGCCACGGCGGAGCGGCTGCGTGACGACCTCGTCGCGGTGCACCGCCAGGCCGCGGTCGCCCTGGGCGACCATGAGACCGTCGTCGCGCTCGCGACGCCCGCGTTCGACGCCGACCCGACCGACGAGGTCGCGGCACGCGACCTGCTCACGGCGCTCGGCGCGCTCGGGCGCCGCGACGAGGCGGCGCGCGTCTACGCGCACCTGCGGCACGCGCTGGTCACCGAGCTGGGCAGCGACCCGTCCCCCGAGCTGGAGACCCTCGCCCGCAAGGCCGAGGCCACGGCGCCGGAACCCCGCGCCGCGGCGCCGGTGCCGCCGCGCGACGCGCGCGCCCTGCGCGCGGCGGGGCCCCCGCTGCTCGGCCGTGACGCCGACGTCGCCGCGGTGCTCGACGCCGTCGAGCGCCAGCGCCTGGTCACGATCCTCGGGCCGGGCGGGCTGGGCAAGACGCGCCTCGCGCTCGAGGTCGCCGGGCGCGTGCGCGACCGGACGCCCAGCGAGCCGCTCCAGGTCGCCGTCGCCGAGCTCGCCGGCGTGCGCACCGACGACGACGTGCCGCTGGCGCTCGCGGACGCCCTCGGCATCGCGGCGACCACCACGGCGCGCATCCGCGACCGGATGCTGGCCGGTGACGCGCGCGACCAGCTCCTGGAACGGGTGCGGTCGGTGCCGACGCTGCTCGTGCTCGACAACTGCGAGCACGTCGTGGCCGGGGCCGCGGAGTGGGCGGACGAGCTGCTCGCCTCGGCCCCCGGCCTGCGCGTGCTGACGACGTCGCGCGCCCCGCTGCGGCTCGCCGCCGAGCAGGTGTACGCACCCGCGCCGCTCGACGCGCGCGGCGCGGGCGCCGAGCTGTTCCGGCGGCGCGCCACGGCCGCGAGGCCGGGTGTCCACCTGCCCGACGACGTCGTCGTCAGGCTCGTCGAACGGCTCGACGGGCTGCCCCTGGCGATCGAGCTCGCCGCGGCGCGGGTGCGGACCCTGAGCGTCGAGGAGATCGAGGCGCACCTCGACGAGCGGTTCGCGCTGCTGCGCGGCGGCGACCCCACGGCCCCCGAACGGCACCGCACCCTGGAGGCCGTCATCGCGTGGAGCTGGAACCTGCTCGACCCCGCGCAGCAGGAGCTGTGGCGGCGCGTGGCCGTGCTTCCCGACGGCTTCTCCGCGCGGGCGGCGGCGGTGCTCGGCCGTCTCGACCCGGGAGCCCGGCCGTTCGACGCGCTCGACGACCTGGACGCGCTCGTGACGCAGTCGATCGCGGCCGCGACCGACGTGCCGGGCGGGACGCGCTACCGCATGCTCGAGACGGTCCGCGAGCTGGGCCTCGTGCGGCTCGACGAGGCCGGCGAGGCGCCCGCGGTGCACGCCGCGCTGTGGGCGTGGGCGACCGAGGTCGCGGACCGCTGCTCGAGCGCCCTGCTCGGGCCGGGCCAGCTCGACGCGCTCGACGAGATCGTGCGTGAGCACGAGAACCTGCTCTTCGCGCTGCGTGCTGCGGCGGCACCCGCAGACGGGCCGTTCCGGGCCGGTGCGTCCGCGGCGCAGCGACCGGACGTCGTCGTGCGCGTCTTCGTCTCGCTCGCCGGGCTGTGGCTGCTGCACGGCGCCCC from Xylanimonas allomyrinae carries:
- a CDS encoding CTP synthase; the protein is MADHVNRLQPRSSGRSGATHTTRHIFVTGGVVSSLGKGLTASSLGRLLRSRGLRVTMQKLDPYLNVDPGTMNPFQHGEVFVTEDGAETDLDIGHYERFLDVELPASSNVTTGQVYSRVIAKERRGEYLGDTVQVIPHITDEIKSRMRDQAGDDVDVIITEIGGTVGDIESLPFLEAARQVRHELGRDDCFFLHVSLVPYIGPSGELKTKPTQHSVAALRNIGIQPDAIVLRSDRPVPQAIKTKIALMCDVDNEAVVNCADAPSIYDIPRVIHTEGLDAYVVRRLDLPFHDVDWAGWDTLLQRVHEPERTVEVALVGKYIDLPDAYLSVTEALRAGGFANDAKVSIRWVAADDCQTPEGAQASLEGADAVLVPGGFGVRGIDGKIGALRWSRENLVPTLGICLGLQSMVIEYARNVLGLADASSTEFDPATAHPVVATMAEQLAIVDGKGDLGGTMRLGGYPAALTPGSQVAKAYGTVEVSERHRHRYEVNNAYREQLEAAGLRISGASPDASLVEFVELPEQTHPYYVSTQAHPEFKSRPTSAHPLFSGLIAAAIERQSA
- a CDS encoding NUDIX domain-containing protein, with amino-acid sequence MSASLHDVVAPRPATRRDGAFAGRIFDVVREDVDLGDAGTVLREYVDHPGAVAIVALDADDNVALVDQYRHPVRSVLWEIPAGLLDVEGEDAQLAAARELAEEADLRAGRWDVLVDFLTSPGGSNEALRVFLARDLTSVPEAERHVRTDEEAAMQVRWVPLDEVVAGVLDGSLHNPSTAVGALAAAAARAGGWDALRPADAPWPYRRGALPR
- a CDS encoding ATP-binding protein, whose translation is MPSDLGAAEAELAAARQALAHGAADDAAATARRALARWRGTPGDGLGPAFETLAGVLRATAERLRDDLVAVHRQAAVALGDHETVVALATPAFDADPTDEVAARDLLTALGALGRRDEAARVYAHLRHALVTELGSDPSPELETLARKAEATAPEPRAAAPVPPRDARALRAAGPPLLGRDADVAAVLDAVERQRLVTILGPGGLGKTRLALEVAGRVRDRTPSEPLQVAVAELAGVRTDDDVPLALADALGIAATTTARIRDRMLAGDARDQLLERVRSVPTLLVLDNCEHVVAGAAEWADELLASAPGLRVLTTSRAPLRLAAEQVYAPAPLDARGAGAELFRRRATAARPGVHLPDDVVVRLVERLDGLPLAIELAAARVRTLSVEEIEAHLDERFALLRGGDPTAPERHRTLEAVIAWSWNLLDPAQQELWRRVAVLPDGFSARAAAVLGRLDPGARPFDALDDLDALVTQSIAAATDVPGGTRYRMLETVRELGLVRLDEAGEAPAVHAALWAWATEVADRCSSALLGPGQLDALDEIVREHENLLFALRAAAAPADGPFRAGASAAQRPDVVVRVFVSLAGLWLLHGAPERAAGLASAVADAATWWDVPRSDRDRAALAFVFAGVSRFMEGGPGAARLLARLVRLLRTDDADPAGTTIGRRTRLVARTLLAALGRELDDVVQVMAALRQDDDPFLVFMAHAALAQEAENDGRLADSVRLAITAYEAAEPVGDVASRAFAAMLAASGLSEDGDSVAAVVWSARARAGLGRIGTGDAARMLDWIDLAAALDRGDLAEAERLCESLDDADGEAVRGGGGVEGKAVVFAGRAEVAHARGDVAGALEAYRQAREALAGEEGPAAPWAIMMGAASAVRLAQAGRRAEALDAARDASRRASSFMAFWAARGVDRPVLGTTCVGAAAALALGAEAAPADVDLGLELLCLGDALGARQDLAALRREPLRAALAACHGAALDAAVVRVAALDREDHPARALALLESFAGPA